From a region of the Impatiens glandulifera chromosome 4, dImpGla2.1, whole genome shotgun sequence genome:
- the LOC124935121 gene encoding calponin homology domain-containing protein DDB_G0272472-like has translation MEDDLVDTTLKRVSELEKTNVGLVAEIKALSEQVAELLRVKLTEEEEEAARIKRAEAIFPGLTKKAAAQAAEDAERLERQKRKLEEFAAENKKKKAATSASTPKKRKREAPKKVQIAELLNEVTEPVITSASQQAGQVEEEVEEQLQSRSTKRRPSEPTSRQQPKKKKSIYDFSDSE, from the exons ATGGAGGATGACCTGGTTGACACAACACTTAaacgggtctccgaactcgagaagacaaATGTGGGTCTTGTGGCCGAAATAAAGGCGCTTTCTGAACAGGTTGCCGAATTGCTAAGGGTGAAG cttaccgaagaggaagaggaagccgcGCGGATTAAAAGGGCAGAGGCCATCTTCCCAGGACTTACAAAGAAAGCAGCCGCTCAAGCAGCGGAGGATGCTGAGCGGTTGGAAAGGCAAAAACGGAAGCTGGAAGAATTCGCAGccgaaaacaagaagaagaaggcggccacCTCCGCTTCAACGCCGAAAAAGCGAAAGAGggaggcccctaagaaagttcaaatagccgaGCTGCTCAATGAGGTCACTGAACCGGTCATCACGAGTGCATCGCAGCAGGCCGGCCAAGTCGAAGAGGAAGTCGAAGAACAATTGCAGTCCCGGTCTACAAAACGACGACCTTCCGAACCGACCAGTcgacagcaaccgaagaagaaaaagagcaTATACGACTTTtcggactctgaatag